In one Chlamydia sp. BM-2023 genomic region, the following are encoded:
- a CDS encoding RodZ family helix-turn-helix domain-containing protein, with amino-acid sequence MAEHIHQELVHLGEIFRSKREEQSLSLKDVEAATAIRYSCLEAIENGYLGKLISPIYAQGFIKKYAAYLGLDSERILQEHPYVMKIFKEFSEHNMEMLLDLESMGGRNSPEKAIRSWSNLWWAGLIAVSGITIWWLGSLLSIF; translated from the coding sequence ATGGCAGAACATATTCATCAAGAGCTTGTGCATTTAGGAGAGATTTTTCGCAGTAAACGCGAAGAACAATCCCTATCATTAAAAGATGTTGAGGCGGCAACCGCCATTCGTTATTCGTGTTTAGAAGCTATAGAAAATGGCTATTTAGGCAAGCTCATTTCTCCAATATATGCTCAGGGATTTATAAAAAAATACGCAGCATATTTAGGGTTGGATAGTGAACGTATTCTCCAAGAACATCCTTATGTTATGAAAATCTTTAAAGAGTTTTCAGAACATAATATGGAAATGTTACTTGATTTAGAATCTATGGGGGGAAGGAACTCTCCAGAAAAAGCTATTCGTAGCTGGTCGAATCTATGGTGGGCAGGGCTAATTGCTGTTAGCGGAATTACTATTTGGTGGTTAGGTTCTCTGCTGTCCATTTTTTAA
- a CDS encoding 1-deoxy-D-xylulose-5-phosphate synthase, translated as MTSNSSSLLSQISSPEDLKKLSFSELPVLAEQMRQKIISVLKKTGGHLASNLGIIELTIALHYVFSSPEDKFIFDVGHQTYPHKLITGRNTSLFDRIRHDKGLSGFTSPLESEHDFFFSGHAGNALSLALGMAKATPKESRTHILPILGDAAFSCGLTLEALNNVSSDLSKFIVILNDNNMSISQNVGRMSKSFSRWIHHPKISLFSRKMDKFLTKIPRYGDAIAKHSHKLSLCLKSLFCPNPIFEQFGLAYMGPVDGHNIKQLISLLQTVRDLPFPVFLHVCTTKGKGLEIAQENPSKYHGVKANFNTAEENQALPVVKSPSTYPDIFGKTICKLGTTFPTLHVVTPAMSLGSRLEGFKEKFPERFIDVGIAEGHAVTFSAGIAKAKAPVICSIYSTFLHRALDNVFHDVCMQSLPVIFAIDRAGLAYADGCSHHGIYDLAFLRAMPNMIICQPRSSIVFQQLLLSAMHWKVPSAIRYPNITALQGDPIPTDINMKREPGVAEILSQGEDVLIIALGHMCSTALSIKLQLLSYGISATVVDPIFVKPFDNNLFSILLMHHSKVVIIEEHSIRGGLASEFNDFLAMYSFKVDVLHFAVPDAFFSHGDKESLSKRVGLDTESMTNRILTQFNFRTKKFPSNKLSVV; from the coding sequence ATGACTTCCAACTCTTCTTCTCTTTTAAGTCAGATATCCTCTCCTGAAGATTTGAAAAAACTTTCTTTTTCTGAGCTTCCTGTTCTTGCTGAGCAAATGCGTCAGAAAATTATTTCTGTTCTTAAGAAAACTGGGGGTCATCTTGCCTCTAATTTGGGGATTATTGAACTCACTATAGCGTTGCACTATGTTTTTTCTTCTCCCGAGGACAAGTTTATATTTGATGTTGGTCATCAAACGTATCCTCATAAGCTCATTACAGGAAGAAACACCTCTTTATTTGACCGCATTCGTCATGACAAAGGATTGAGTGGTTTTACCTCTCCATTAGAAAGTGAACATGATTTTTTCTTTTCTGGTCATGCTGGCAATGCGTTATCGTTAGCTTTAGGGATGGCTAAAGCCACCCCTAAAGAATCTCGAACGCATATTCTTCCTATTCTTGGTGACGCGGCTTTTTCCTGTGGATTAACTTTAGAAGCTCTGAACAACGTCAGTTCTGACCTTTCGAAATTTATTGTCATTTTAAATGACAACAACATGTCTATTTCTCAAAACGTTGGTAGGATGTCTAAGAGTTTTTCTCGATGGATTCATCATCCTAAAATCAGTTTGTTTTCGAGAAAAATGGACAAGTTCCTCACGAAAATCCCTCGTTATGGCGATGCCATTGCCAAGCATAGCCATAAGCTATCTCTTTGCTTGAAGTCTCTATTTTGCCCTAATCCTATTTTTGAGCAATTTGGTTTAGCTTACATGGGCCCTGTAGATGGCCATAACATTAAACAGCTAATTTCCTTATTACAAACAGTTCGTGATTTACCTTTCCCTGTTTTTCTTCATGTTTGCACAACGAAAGGTAAGGGTTTAGAAATAGCTCAGGAGAATCCTTCGAAATACCATGGTGTAAAGGCAAATTTCAACACTGCGGAAGAAAACCAAGCTCTTCCTGTTGTTAAGTCTCCGTCTACCTATCCTGATATTTTTGGTAAGACTATTTGCAAACTTGGAACTACATTTCCGACATTACATGTTGTGACGCCTGCGATGTCTTTAGGATCACGATTGGAAGGATTCAAAGAAAAATTCCCTGAACGTTTTATTGATGTTGGCATTGCTGAGGGCCATGCAGTAACTTTCTCTGCGGGCATTGCTAAAGCTAAAGCTCCGGTTATCTGCTCTATTTACTCTACATTTTTACATCGTGCTTTGGACAATGTCTTCCATGATGTGTGTATGCAGAGTCTTCCTGTTATCTTTGCTATAGATCGTGCAGGCTTAGCCTATGCTGATGGCTGCAGTCATCATGGTATTTACGATTTAGCTTTTCTTCGTGCAATGCCAAATATGATTATTTGCCAACCTAGAAGCTCTATAGTTTTCCAGCAGTTACTTTTATCTGCGATGCACTGGAAAGTGCCTTCGGCAATTCGTTATCCTAACATAACGGCACTTCAGGGAGATCCGATTCCTACGGATATTAATATGAAACGTGAACCTGGAGTAGCGGAGATTCTTAGTCAGGGAGAAGATGTTTTAATTATAGCTTTGGGACATATGTGTAGTACTGCATTATCTATAAAGCTACAGCTACTTTCTTATGGTATTTCCGCAACAGTTGTGGATCCTATTTTTGTTAAGCCTTTTGACAATAATCTCTTTAGTATTTTGCTCATGCATCATTCTAAAGTTGTAATTATAGAGGAGCACTCTATTCGTGGAGGATTAGCATCAGAATTTAATGACTTTTTAGCTATGTATAGCTTTAAGGTTGATGTTTTACACTTTGCTGTTCCGGATGCTTTCTTTTCTCATGGAGATAAGGAAAGCCTATCAAAAAGAGTGGGGTTGGATACCGAAAGTATGACAAATCGCATTCTTACCCAATTTAACTTTCGCACAAAAAAGTTTCCATCTAACAAACTTAGTGTTGTGTAA
- the rsmA gene encoding 16S rRNA (adenine(1518)-N(6)/adenine(1519)-N(6))-dimethyltransferase RsmA, with protein sequence MSRSSPEQLTRFLKEVRGHPKKGLSQNFLIDGNILRKILTVSSVEAGDWVLEIGPGFGALTEVLVNQGARVVALEKDSMFEETLKQLPIDLEITDACKYPLESLKKKGWEGKGRVVANLPYHITTPLLTKLFIETPNQWKTITVMMQDEVARRITAQPGNKEYGSLTIFLNFFADVRYAFKVSPGCFLPKPQVSSAVVHMVVKDTFPLQDNLHSKFFALTRAAFGQRRKLLANALKDLYPKEQVFHALNQLNFSEKTRPETLSLDDYLKLFRLLSSHS encoded by the coding sequence TTGTCACGTAGTTCTCCCGAGCAACTCACCCGATTTTTAAAAGAAGTTCGCGGTCATCCTAAAAAGGGCCTCTCGCAAAATTTTTTAATAGATGGAAATATCCTAAGAAAAATTCTTACTGTTTCTTCTGTAGAAGCTGGAGATTGGGTACTGGAAATCGGCCCGGGATTCGGAGCCCTCACAGAAGTTTTAGTAAATCAAGGTGCTCGTGTTGTCGCTTTGGAAAAAGATTCCATGTTTGAAGAAACTCTCAAACAACTCCCTATAGATTTAGAAATAACAGACGCTTGTAAATACCCTCTAGAATCCCTAAAAAAGAAAGGCTGGGAGGGGAAAGGAAGAGTCGTTGCTAACCTTCCTTATCACATAACAACACCCTTACTAACAAAGCTATTCATAGAGACCCCAAATCAATGGAAAACCATAACAGTAATGATGCAAGATGAGGTGGCACGACGTATCACAGCACAACCCGGAAATAAAGAATATGGATCATTAACCATCTTCTTAAATTTTTTTGCTGATGTCCGCTATGCCTTTAAAGTGAGCCCCGGGTGCTTTTTACCAAAACCTCAAGTATCCTCAGCCGTCGTTCATATGGTTGTAAAAGATACCTTCCCTCTTCAAGATAATCTTCATTCTAAATTTTTTGCTTTAACGAGAGCAGCTTTCGGACAAAGAAGAAAATTGTTAGCAAATGCTCTTAAAGATCTTTACCCGAAAGAGCAGGTTTTCCACGCTCTAAACCAATTAAATTTTTCTGAAAAAACACGTCCGGAAACACTCTCTTTAGATGACTACCTAAAACTTTTTCGCTTACTTTCTAGTCATTCTTAA
- a CDS encoding exodeoxyribonuclease VII small subunit — protein sequence MEEIPFEKAMERLEEIVDLMNQPTTSLDASLTLYEEADALMRVCESRIRKAEDRVRELSEKRNEDLHCCEEESFAH from the coding sequence ATGGAAGAAATTCCCTTTGAAAAAGCAATGGAAAGGTTGGAAGAGATCGTAGATCTTATGAACCAGCCGACGACTTCTTTGGATGCTTCTTTAACACTTTATGAAGAAGCAGACGCATTAATGCGGGTTTGCGAATCTCGCATTCGAAAAGCCGAGGACCGTGTGCGGGAATTATCCGAAAAGCGCAATGAAGATCTTCATTGCTGTGAAGAGGAATCCTTCGCTCATTAA
- a CDS encoding DUF2608 domain-containing protein produces the protein MLFLTNYLSRMSLLAVVIFSTWSVVEAAQNRPMEVTMAYSFGDVFSYIGELDSEAIFCINIDSIIQHKYLGSPGWHESRLSKLSQRFGDFFKGKKRIAEEQVVIDTLIDKKCLEEHFLKEFEKLLELCPCPLLGISSLGIESVPSTLKNLKACGIDFTAQECCRENFFLDSSEKCTESALVQNGILFCSGLPVGEIIKKLFTLKNIKPKRIVFLSDDPEHIKAFGRECIEVGLTFLGIVYYPAAESIFHYIYPYSTAVEMQEEHVLTVISNEMAQLSLDSLNQKS, from the coding sequence ATGTTATTCTTAACGAACTATCTTTCTAGAATGTCACTACTTGCAGTTGTGATTTTCAGTACATGGAGCGTAGTTGAAGCAGCACAGAACCGCCCTATGGAAGTAACCATGGCGTATTCCTTCGGAGATGTTTTTTCCTATATAGGCGAGCTCGATTCCGAGGCAATATTTTGCATAAACATTGATAGCATCATTCAACACAAGTATTTGGGCTCTCCAGGTTGGCATGAAAGTAGATTGTCAAAACTATCACAACGTTTTGGAGACTTCTTCAAAGGGAAAAAAAGAATAGCTGAAGAACAAGTCGTTATCGATACCCTAATAGATAAGAAATGCTTAGAAGAACATTTCCTCAAAGAGTTCGAAAAACTACTTGAGCTATGCCCTTGCCCACTACTCGGAATCTCTTCTTTAGGTATAGAATCCGTTCCCTCAACACTAAAAAATCTTAAAGCTTGTGGAATAGATTTCACAGCTCAGGAGTGCTGTAGGGAGAATTTTTTCTTAGATAGTAGCGAGAAGTGTACAGAATCTGCATTAGTGCAAAATGGTATTTTATTTTGTAGCGGATTGCCAGTTGGTGAGATAATAAAAAAGCTGTTTACTTTAAAAAACATTAAACCTAAGCGCATTGTCTTTTTAAGCGATGACCCTGAACATATAAAAGCATTTGGAAGAGAATGTATAGAAGTCGGATTAACATTTTTAGGTATCGTATACTATCCAGCTGCTGAAAGTATCTTTCACTATATTTATCCCTATTCTACCGCTGTAGAGATGCAGGAAGAACACGTATTAACAGTTATTTCCAATGAGATGGCTCAATTATCTCTAGATTCTCTTAATCAAAAAAGTTAA
- the rnhC gene encoding ribonuclease HIII, whose product MSTPFVTNLSPSLHGLLKDRLEEKGFVLTQPQYTIFSARGPSVSCTLYLSGKLVVQGKGSQEFIEFFLEPEILLTFSHNRIEQDLRPRLGVDESGKGDFFGPLCIAGVYARNEETLKNLYKTKIQDSKLLNDSQILSLAKTIRTFCTYDVMILYPEKYNELYEKFRNLNILLAWAHATIIDQLAPRPSGEVFAISDQFASSESVLLNALRKKNTDISVIQKTHAEEDIVVAAASILARDAFITTMTKLEQRFSLKLPKGASAHVKTAGKSILGTHGKEVLSLLCKTHFKTFNEICDSKNS is encoded by the coding sequence ATGTCCACACCGTTTGTTACCAACTTATCACCCTCGCTACACGGTTTACTAAAAGATCGTCTTGAGGAAAAGGGTTTTGTGTTAACACAACCCCAGTATACCATTTTCTCTGCTCGAGGACCTTCGGTAAGCTGCACACTATATCTCTCCGGGAAGCTCGTCGTGCAAGGTAAAGGATCTCAAGAATTCATTGAATTTTTCTTAGAACCGGAAATTTTACTCACCTTTTCTCACAACCGTATTGAGCAAGACCTTCGTCCCCGCTTAGGAGTCGATGAATCAGGAAAAGGAGATTTTTTCGGTCCCTTATGTATTGCTGGGGTCTATGCCCGCAACGAAGAAACCTTAAAAAATCTCTATAAAACAAAAATTCAAGATTCCAAACTACTCAATGACTCGCAAATTCTTTCCCTAGCGAAGACTATCCGCACATTTTGCACTTACGATGTCATGATTCTCTATCCGGAAAAATATAATGAGCTCTACGAAAAATTTCGTAATCTCAATATTCTTCTAGCGTGGGCACATGCCACAATTATTGATCAACTTGCCCCACGCCCTTCGGGAGAGGTCTTTGCTATTTCAGATCAGTTTGCCTCTTCAGAAAGCGTTTTACTCAATGCTCTAAGAAAAAAAAATACCGATATTTCTGTAATTCAAAAAACACATGCCGAAGAAGATATCGTTGTTGCTGCAGCATCGATATTAGCTAGAGATGCTTTTATTACTACTATGACAAAGCTAGAACAACGTTTTTCATTAAAGCTTCCTAAAGGAGCTTCTGCTCATGTAAAAACAGCGGGGAAATCTATCTTAGGAACACATGGGAAAGAAGTTTTATCTCTTCTTTGCAAAACGCATTTTAAAACATTTAATGAAATTTGCGACTCTAAAAATAGCTAA
- a CDS encoding DUF2608 domain-containing protein — MKGIFFLTIFFSLFSLEASVIRVSDVEAVNKYARDGSLILLSLDSVVMFPKQMVGTEGWFYERLENLKKEAGHSDPLQTAVEEKIALTFTVDYELGHPNIAKVLAALSLSNAQVLGVSQMPIATANHLLRSASALGITFSSSPQLHNGWLPHPKTAGKPQHAMFIEDQVLFTGGYTNGITMDEAIITLFSQLEKRPKQIIYLDSNEERLSLVEHACKQARVSFIGMLYKPGVERHEAYNSDIANIQWQQLCQNVSNEYFQTLLSFVLGPEAQG; from the coding sequence ATGAAAGGAATCTTTTTTCTCACAATTTTCTTTTCCCTGTTTTCCCTAGAAGCAAGCGTAATCAGAGTTTCTGATGTGGAGGCTGTAAATAAATACGCGCGTGATGGCTCGTTAATTTTGCTATCCCTAGATTCCGTAGTAATGTTTCCTAAACAAATGGTAGGAACAGAAGGATGGTTTTATGAGCGTCTAGAAAATTTAAAAAAAGAAGCAGGGCATAGTGACCCTTTGCAAACAGCAGTAGAAGAAAAAATTGCTCTAACCTTTACTGTAGATTATGAACTCGGTCATCCCAATATTGCAAAGGTCCTAGCAGCCCTGTCTTTATCTAATGCTCAGGTGCTAGGAGTCTCGCAAATGCCAATAGCAACAGCAAATCATCTTCTCAGATCAGCAAGCGCCTTAGGAATAACATTTTCCTCATCACCCCAGCTTCATAATGGATGGTTGCCCCATCCTAAAACAGCCGGGAAACCACAACATGCCATGTTTATAGAAGACCAAGTGCTATTTACAGGAGGCTATACGAATGGCATTACCATGGACGAAGCTATAATAACGCTATTTTCCCAATTAGAAAAGCGCCCGAAACAAATTATCTATCTAGATTCTAATGAAGAGCGTCTCTCTCTTGTAGAGCATGCTTGTAAACAGGCAAGGGTGTCTTTTATAGGTATGCTCTATAAACCTGGAGTAGAACGTCATGAAGCTTATAACTCAGATATTGCCAATATACAATGGCAACAACTATGCCAGAATGTATCCAATGAGTATTTTCAAACCTTGCTTTCCTTTGTTTTAGGTCCTGAAGCTCAAGGATAA
- a CDS encoding thioredoxin domain-containing protein: MSQPLYTNKLIKEKSPYLLLYAHTPVNWYPWGDEAFDLAIAEDKPIFLSIGCAHSRWCQVMLQESFANPEVAAMLNEHFINIKVDKEELPHVANLYFDLAQMLSISGEHQSSPSWPLNVFLTPDLLPFFSVNYLSAEGKLGMPSFSQTIEKLNFMWEDHEEREVLVQQAHKVIEIASFIENCSKKELLEESTIAQTVTALYHDIDPHYGGVKAFPKTPPALLSQFLLRYGVEYQDNRSLFFVDRSLQMMANGGIFDHLGGGFYCYTIDDKWLIPCFEKRLIDNSLLLLDYLDAWVCTKKPRYRSVALQTLNYLLSELYNSEVGAFYTSEHGEYWGVSEGRYYTWSGEEVREVLGENAEMFCEYYGISREGFCNGRNILHISNHMDIEEIAEKYNCSEEEFEEVIDRLREKLRVHRDSKTQPFKDDQSLTFHNGWMVHTLAYAGKILGSAQYIHIAEKCGEFIRNHLCKNTTLLRRWREGEAKYPGGLEDYAAVILGFLALYETGCGATWLLFAEDLMKEVLVGFRSESGGFYSTNDQDDSLLFKQESLSDGDAISGNALICQALIKLHMLTEKKHYLTHAEDILQLAQARWHTHKFSSLGSLIAAQTYFSRNHQKILISLANDQDRNTVLSCFSGLFLPQVSLVWMRHEDREVLEKILPECEHSLIPKEEQTSTTIRILEPGSGRKFSSIEDFRTYLHSK; encoded by the coding sequence ATGTCGCAGCCGCTATATACGAACAAACTTATCAAAGAAAAATCTCCGTATTTGCTTCTTTATGCTCATACGCCAGTAAACTGGTATCCATGGGGTGATGAAGCTTTTGATTTGGCGATCGCTGAAGATAAGCCTATTTTTCTTTCTATAGGTTGTGCGCATTCGCGATGGTGCCAGGTGATGCTTCAGGAGAGCTTTGCTAACCCTGAAGTTGCCGCAATGCTCAATGAGCATTTCATTAATATCAAAGTAGATAAAGAAGAATTGCCACACGTGGCAAATCTCTATTTTGATCTTGCTCAGATGCTATCCATATCAGGAGAACATCAAAGCTCTCCCTCATGGCCACTAAATGTATTTCTTACCCCAGATCTTTTGCCATTTTTCTCAGTGAACTATTTAAGTGCTGAAGGGAAACTCGGAATGCCGTCATTCTCACAGACAATAGAAAAACTAAATTTTATGTGGGAGGATCATGAAGAAAGAGAGGTTCTTGTTCAGCAGGCACATAAGGTAATCGAAATAGCCTCTTTTATAGAAAATTGCTCGAAGAAAGAACTGCTAGAAGAAAGTACAATTGCACAAACAGTAACTGCTTTATATCATGATATCGATCCTCATTACGGAGGAGTAAAAGCTTTTCCAAAGACGCCTCCAGCTCTGCTCAGCCAGTTTTTACTGCGCTACGGAGTTGAATACCAAGATAATAGAAGCTTGTTCTTCGTAGATCGCTCTTTGCAAATGATGGCAAACGGAGGGATTTTTGATCATTTGGGGGGAGGATTTTATTGCTACACAATAGATGATAAGTGGCTAATCCCTTGTTTTGAAAAGCGCTTAATAGACAATTCATTACTACTACTAGATTATCTTGATGCTTGGGTATGCACAAAAAAACCCAGGTACCGCTCCGTAGCTCTACAGACGCTAAATTACCTGCTATCCGAATTGTATAATTCTGAAGTGGGAGCCTTCTATACCTCAGAACATGGGGAGTATTGGGGAGTATCCGAAGGGAGATACTATACATGGTCCGGAGAGGAAGTCCGCGAAGTTCTCGGAGAAAATGCCGAGATGTTTTGTGAGTATTACGGGATTTCTCGAGAAGGATTTTGTAATGGAAGAAATATCCTCCATATTTCTAATCATATGGATATCGAAGAGATCGCTGAAAAATATAACTGCTCAGAAGAAGAATTTGAAGAGGTCATCGATAGATTAAGAGAGAAGTTAAGAGTCCATAGGGATAGTAAAACACAGCCTTTTAAAGACGATCAATCCCTTACATTCCATAATGGCTGGATGGTACATACTCTAGCATACGCAGGGAAAATTCTTGGTTCTGCACAATATATTCATATAGCAGAAAAATGCGGGGAGTTTATCCGCAATCACTTATGTAAGAATACCACACTACTACGTAGATGGCGAGAAGGTGAGGCAAAATACCCAGGAGGTTTGGAAGATTACGCTGCGGTGATCTTAGGTTTCCTAGCTCTTTATGAAACAGGATGCGGAGCTACATGGTTATTATTCGCCGAAGATCTCATGAAAGAGGTTTTAGTAGGATTTCGCTCAGAAAGCGGGGGATTCTACTCAACAAACGATCAAGATGATTCCTTGCTTTTCAAACAAGAAAGCCTTTCCGATGGCGATGCCATATCAGGGAATGCCCTGATTTGCCAGGCACTAATAAAACTCCATATGCTCACAGAAAAAAAACACTACCTCACACATGCAGAGGATATCCTCCAGCTTGCTCAAGCACGTTGGCATACTCATAAGTTCTCTTCATTGGGAAGTTTGATAGCTGCACAAACATACTTTTCTCGAAATCATCAAAAAATTCTTATTTCTTTAGCAAATGATCAAGATCGCAACACTGTGCTATCGTGTTTTTCAGGGCTGTTTCTTCCTCAGGTATCTTTAGTATGGATGCGTCATGAAGATAGAGAAGTATTAGAAAAAATTCTTCCCGAATGCGAACACAGCCTGATCCCTAAAGAAGAACAAACATCCACAACTATCCGCATTTTAGAACCCGGATCAGGAAGGAAATTCTCGAGTATCGAAGATTTCCGTACTTACTTACATTCAAAATAA
- a CDS encoding DUF5422 family protein has protein sequence MVRMNCREVCKQGSQIYFDITLPERVVARHCKNKAQQYPKTAIAIEVLVAALLGTIKIISFPLATFSAVGMIPIACLVKSITTRSCSHFTSYLMAWFISILISAIIIAAVFGSIMISPSVVFFMIGVMGAVGTSATLLNIHSELFSLRQDQASTPPTSLEGTPLPSPTIDRSPPLSRQSSVISLSVPSEIPQENSENP, from the coding sequence ATGGTTAGAATGAATTGTCGTGAAGTTTGTAAACAAGGTTCACAAATTTATTTCGATATAACGCTGCCTGAAAGGGTCGTTGCTCGCCACTGTAAAAATAAGGCTCAGCAATATCCTAAAACTGCCATCGCTATAGAGGTCCTTGTTGCTGCTCTTCTCGGCACCATTAAAATCATATCATTTCCCCTTGCGACATTCTCAGCCGTAGGGATGATCCCGATAGCCTGTTTAGTCAAGTCTATCACTACAAGAAGCTGCAGTCATTTTACCAGCTACTTAATGGCATGGTTTATTAGCATCTTAATTTCAGCGATTATTATAGCCGCTGTATTCGGTTCAATTATGATCTCCCCAAGTGTTGTCTTCTTTATGATTGGCGTCATGGGAGCCGTAGGAACCAGCGCAACACTGTTAAATATCCATAGTGAGTTATTTTCTCTGAGACAAGATCAAGCTAGTACACCTCCTACAAGCTTAGAAGGAACACCTCTGCCGTCCCCCACTATAGATCGCTCCCCTCCCCTATCCCGGCAAAGTTCCGTAATAAGCCTATCCGTCC
- the xseA gene encoding exodeoxyribonuclease VII large subunit: protein MLTSSPPQAVATLTESIKNLLESNFCQIVVKGELSNVSLQPSGHLYFGIKDSKAFLNGAFFHFKSKYFDRRPKDGDSVIIHGKLTVYAPRGQYQIVAHALVYAGEGDLLQKFEETKKRLAAEGYFDQEKKQPLPTIPQCIGVITSPTGAVIQDILRILSRRCHQYKVIIYPVTVQGATAAKEITRAIEVMNAEGLADVLILARGGGSIEDLWAFNEEIIVKAIDASTLPIISAVGHETDYTLCDFAADVRAPTPSAAAEIVCQSSEQQLQVFQSFSRYLSAHSQQFLSAKIKQIHQWKRYLDRVDFFRSAQQSFDYLSLSIERSMQTKLVQCKQRYMQYTRWLQSDVLQRMTYRLHNLWKMIVIAFQNRLLALKHRCVHMKKNLIFHNTQQFAQRLTSWQQQLHRAVSQRLRYFHQVLSHKQTLLKHFTITLNQKFLKEKHSLNILNKRVVGTFENTVYEHRERFSRCKENLILALQRLVERNEEKYQTLSKQLISLNPKNVLKRGYAMLFDFNKNFAIISAKSLHKHSCVRVRLQDGEATLTVTDIQNFETRES, encoded by the coding sequence ATGCTAACCTCGTCACCTCCACAAGCAGTAGCGACTCTTACAGAGTCTATAAAGAATCTTCTTGAGTCAAATTTTTGTCAGATTGTAGTCAAAGGAGAGCTTAGCAATGTCTCTTTACAGCCTAGTGGACATTTATATTTTGGCATTAAGGACAGTAAAGCCTTTTTAAATGGGGCTTTTTTTCATTTTAAAAGTAAGTATTTTGATCGTCGTCCTAAGGACGGTGACTCTGTAATTATCCATGGCAAGCTCACTGTGTATGCCCCCCGCGGGCAATACCAAATTGTTGCCCATGCTTTAGTCTACGCTGGAGAAGGTGATCTTCTACAAAAATTTGAAGAGACTAAGAAGCGTCTTGCTGCTGAGGGTTATTTTGACCAGGAGAAAAAGCAGCCTCTTCCTACTATTCCCCAATGTATTGGGGTGATTACCAGCCCTACAGGAGCTGTAATTCAAGATATTTTACGTATTCTTTCTCGACGTTGTCATCAATATAAAGTAATTATTTATCCTGTGACGGTGCAAGGAGCAACAGCAGCAAAAGAAATTACCCGGGCTATTGAAGTAATGAATGCCGAGGGTTTAGCGGATGTTCTTATTCTCGCTCGTGGGGGTGGCAGCATAGAAGATCTCTGGGCTTTCAATGAAGAAATCATTGTTAAAGCTATTGATGCGAGTACTCTTCCTATAATTTCTGCTGTGGGTCATGAAACAGATTATACTCTATGTGACTTTGCTGCGGACGTACGTGCTCCGACACCTTCTGCGGCAGCAGAAATTGTCTGTCAAAGTAGTGAGCAGCAACTTCAAGTATTTCAGAGTTTTTCCCGTTATCTTAGTGCCCATTCGCAACAGTTCCTCTCGGCGAAGATCAAACAAATTCACCAATGGAAGCGCTATTTAGACCGTGTAGATTTTTTCCGTTCTGCTCAGCAATCTTTTGATTATCTTTCTCTCTCTATTGAAAGATCTATGCAAACCAAGCTGGTCCAATGTAAGCAGCGTTATATGCAATATACGCGCTGGCTGCAAAGTGATGTGTTACAGAGGATGACATATCGTCTTCACAATCTCTGGAAAATGATTGTTATAGCTTTTCAGAATCGCCTGCTTGCTTTAAAGCACCGTTGTGTTCATATGAAAAAAAATCTTATTTTTCATAATACCCAACAATTTGCTCAACGGCTTACCTCTTGGCAACAGCAGCTACACAGGGCTGTATCTCAGAGACTACGGTATTTTCATCAGGTATTAAGCCATAAGCAAACATTATTAAAACATTTTACAATCACTTTAAATCAAAAATTCCTCAAAGAAAAACACTCTTTGAACATTTTAAACAAACGTGTGGTGGGAACTTTTGAAAATACAGTATATGAGCATCGGGAACGTTTTTCTCGGTGTAAGGAAAATCTTATACTTGCCTTACAGAGGTTGGTAGAAAGAAACGAAGAAAAGTATCAGACGCTTTCCAAACAGCTTATTTCGTTAAATCCTAAAAATGTTTTAAAACGCGGTTACGCTATGCTCTTTGACTTTAATAAAAATTTCGCTATTATTTCCGCAAAAAGCTTACACAAACATAGTTGTGTAAGGGTACGACTGCAGGATGGGGAAGCCACTCTTACTGTAACGGATATTCAGAATTTTGAAACTCGAGAGTCCTAA